In Mangrovibacterium diazotrophicum, the genomic stretch CACGTTGGTCAGGTATTCCAACTGAACAACAAGCAGACGGGAACTCTTACCACTTTTAAAATTTTTCACTTCTATTTCGCGCGGATACATTTTCGCTTCCGCTCCACGTACACTTATGTAGTCTGAAAGGTCCGTCTGTGTTGTCAGGTTACCTTTCGAATCGAATGTTTCGATGCGCAGCAGTTCTTCTTTATCAACCGACACAAATGCCATGTCGTACTCATCTTCATCGTCTTTATGCATTTTGATGACGTGGCATTGCACACCGTTTATTTCTTGCTTGCCCACAATATCCATGTTTGTTCCGGCACTGATGACCGAGCTAAACTGATTGATTGGGATTTCGCTGCCCAGCATTTTCAAGTTTCGCTGACTTGCGCGAATTTTTTGAATTTTCCCGGTAGCCGGCATGTAAATCTCAATAATTCCCCGTTGATCTTTCGAATCTGTGGTGAGGATTTTTGTACCGTTAATATTTTCAGGAGCTGTCACCTCAACCATCACTTTCTTCTCGTCACCAAACTGAGCGAACGAAACTTTCATCGATTTTGTCTTCTCATTACCCTTGGCATCGAAAGTTTGCAGATCGAGCACCAGGTGAACATTTTTGAGCGACAGTTTTTCCTTTGAGCTTTCGTATATTTTTCGGGCTTCAACACTTTCGCCGGCAAACAGCTTCAGTGTTAGAATAATCAGCCCGGTAAGAATCATCAACTTTCTCATGTATACTAATTTTCTAGAATTCTAAGAATTTGGGTTTATAAACAACAATGATGGCCGGAATCAACAACAGCGCGCAAATCAGGCATGCAAAAATTGACACGACCACCAAAACACCAAAGAAGCGCAAGGGAGCAAAACTTGAAAAAATAAGTGCAGAAAAGCCAACAATCACTGACAGTGCGTTGAAGACGATTCCACGCCCTGCGGTCTGCAGGGTCTTGGTCACAGCTAAGCTTCGGTCCTTGCAAACGATATATTCAGCCTTGTACCGCCACAGAAAGTGGATGGTGTAATCCACTCCAACCCCAATCATAATCGAGGATAACAAAGCAGTAACAATATCCAGCGGGATATTCAGAACACCCATCAGTCCAAAAAGGAACAATGATGATAAGAGCAAAGGTAAACTACCTTTTGTACCCGCGGCAAAAGATTTGAATATTATTGTCAATAAAATAAAGATAATCAGCAATGCCAGGATCATCGAGGATATCTGTCCCTGAATGACCATATCGGCAATTTGGATTTTCGAAAGCCCCGGACCTGCAATAAAAGCGACATTCGGATCGCCTTTCGTCATGTCCTTCAACGCTTTTAAAACCTTCTTCCCGGTTTGGTTACTTCCGTCGGTTAAACTAACCAGAATCCTGGCGTGCTGATAATTGTAATCAATAAACTGCGAAACCTGCCCTTCGTAGCCGCTCATCGAAATCAGTTCCAGGTATTGCTCGGCCTCTGCCTCCGATTGTGGCAACTGGCCGTAACCCGGTTCTCCGGGCTCGTTCAGCCCTTTGCTCAGCTCACGCATGAAAATGCTTGGAGAAATTATGTTTCCGATTC encodes the following:
- a CDS encoding outer membrane lipoprotein-sorting protein — protein: MRKLMILTGLIILTLKLFAGESVEARKIYESSKEKLSLKNVHLVLDLQTFDAKGNEKTKSMKVSFAQFGDEKKVMVEVTAPENINGTKILTTDSKDQRGIIEIYMPATGKIQKIRASQRNLKMLGSEIPINQFSSVISAGTNMDIVGKQEINGVQCHVIKMHKDDEDEYDMAFVSVDKEELLRIETFDSKGNLTTQTDLSDYISVRGAEAKMYPREIEVKNFKSGKSSRLLVVQLEYLTNVNIEDFKLVSAS